The following are from one region of the Oncorhynchus masou masou isolate Uvic2021 chromosome 24, UVic_Omas_1.1, whole genome shotgun sequence genome:
- the LOC135511630 gene encoding alpha-2A adrenergic receptor-like, with amino-acid sequence MGCDNLTNSNKTLPGRFPYTVQTSVPLTILVGILILLTVFGNVLVVIAVFTSRALRAPQNLFLVSLACADILVATLVMPFSLANELMGYWYFGQVWCEIYLALDVLFCTSSITHLCAISLDRYWSVTQAIEYNSKRTPRRIKCIVLFVWVLAAIISFPPLISMEKEGAKEEGPTCKINEEKWYIIFSSTASFFAPCVIMILVYVRIYQVAKNRTRAPPGERRRGNNNPDKSQYGLVQQDPLERRNREGGRDGVEEVNGIDMGEECSSSDGNENQCSIKMKLRKGKTKVSQVKLEDPSPKDYDAQQCVKVSRWKGRQNREKRFTFVLAVVMGVFVVCWFPFFFTYTLTAICESCCVPETLFNFFFWFGYCNSSLNPVIYTIFNNDFRRSFKKILCKKDRRGL; translated from the coding sequence ATGGGGTGTGATAACTTGACCAACAGCAACAAGACTTTGCCTGGCAGGTTCCCTTACACTGTGCAGACTTCTGTGCCTCTGACAATACTGGTGGGTATCCTTATTCTCCTCACAGTGTTCGGTAATGTCCTAGTGGTCATCGCTGTGTTCACCAGCCGAGCCCTAAGAGCCCCTCAGAACTTGTTTTTAGTGTCCTTAGCATGTGCAGACATTCTAGTGGCCACTCTGGTGATGCCCTTTTCTCTGGCTAATGAACTGATGGGATATTGGTACTTTGGTCAAGTGTGGTGTGAGATCTACCTGGCACTGGATGTTCTGTTCTGCACCTCGTCGATCACGCATCTGTGTGCCATAAGTCTGGACAGATACTGGTCAGTCACTCAAGCCATTGAGTACAACTCGAAAAGGACACCACGCAGGATCAAATGTATAGTTTTATTTGTGTGGGTGCTGGCTGCCATTATATCATTCCCACCTCTCATTTCAATGGAGAAGGAAGGGGCCAAAGAGGAGGGTCCCACATGTAAGATCAATGAGGAGAAGTGGTACATCATATTTTCCAGCACCGCCTCATTCTTCGCCCCCTGTGTGATCATGATTCTGGTCTACGTTCGAATTTACCAGGTTGCAAAGAATAGAACCAGGGCCCCTCCGGGTGAAAGGAGAAGGGGAAACAATAATCCAGATAAAAGTCAGTATGGCTTAGTTCAGCAGGACCCCCTGGAGAGAAGGaacagagaaggaggtagagatggagtGGAGGAGGTCAATGGAATCGACATGGGGGAAGAGTGCTCCTCGTCTGATGGGAATGAGAACCAGTGCTCCATCAAAATGAAGCTGAGAAAGGGTAAGACCAAAGTGAGTCAGGTGAAACTAGAAGACCCGTCCCCTAAAGATTATGATGCACAGCAGTGTGTGAAAGTGAGCCGGTGGAAAGGAAGGCAGAACAGAGAGAAGCGCTTCACCTTTGTTCTGGCTGTGGTCATGGGAGTGTTTGTTGTCTGCTGGTTCCCCTTCTTCTTCACGTACACACTCACCGCCATATGTGAGTCCTGCTGTGTCCCTGAGACATTGTTCAATTTCTTCTTCTGGTTCGGATACTGCAATAGCTCACTGAATCCAGTCATTTACACTATTTTCAACAATGACTTCAGGAGGTCTTTCAAAAAGATCCTTTGCAAGAAGGATAGACGAGGGCTATGA